The Terriglobales bacterium genomic interval TCATCCCGAACGGGCTTTAGCCCGTGAGGGACCTGCTTTTTCTCTACCTGCCAATCTGTCCTGCTCCTTCTTTGGCAACTTCGCAAACACCAGCTCATACGACGTCCTCAGCAGACGCTTCAATTCCGACGCCGGCAGCGCGTCCATCCGCTCCAGGGCCACCCACTTGTTCCGGGCCATGTAAGGCGCCGGCACGATCCCCTCGATCTCCTGCAGAGTAATAAACTCCTCTTCTGTCGCTTTGAACGACATCAGG includes:
- a CDS encoding MmcQ/YjbR family DNA-binding protein, producing the protein MNIDAIRQFCMSLPHATEQVQWVRDLVFKVGGKMFCVVNLEPQRGEVLMSFKATEEEFITLQEIEGIVPAPYMARNKWVALERMDALPASELKRLLRTSYELVFAKLPKKEQDRLAGREKAGPSRAKARSG